TAAGTTCCCCAAAAGGACTTGGTCCGCTAAGTAAAGACCGGCACCCACAGCTAAACTTGCCGCAAGATAAGAATGAGGAGAAAAAACTGTGTCACCGTCCAGATAACCAGACCCTTTTTCTTCGCAGGTGCGTCCCACCAAACGAATGTAATTTGGATCATGGATAGTGGAAATAATCGATAAGGGAGCTTCTTTAAAATCTTTTTTCCAAAGAAAATTTTTGGACGGTAAATCACTTAGATGTTCTAAAATAGATTCCAATCTTCCATGAGTTTCAGGATGCCCTGGCCCTGTATTGTGTTTTAGAAATTCGTCATGGAAGGTGATGCCTGTTTTCAAAGATTCCATTGATCCCTCAGATTTACGAATTATTGAAATAACATAAATCGTTCAATGTATACAATCATTTCTACAATCTCTGCAATGATGCGGTCAATTTGTTTTGTGATTTGCACTTTTTCATCTGGTGTAATGACTTTATCCATACTGGCATTTCCATAGACTGCGTAGAAGGTTTTGATTTCCATAGAAAAAGTGGAATTAAACCATTCCTTAAACAATCTTTGTTTCATTTTATACTCAGGTTTGATGGAACCAGTCAGTTCCCATACAGATCCATCGGTAAACCGCAATCGAAGTTCAAATAATCCTCTTTCTTTCCGGATGTAAGTTTCTTCATCAACAGGTGAAAAATCGATCTTTCGAAGCATGACAAGGATGAGGAGAATATTTTCCAAAAACTCTATCAGACTCTTTTTCTCTGACCCACTAATTTTGGAATCATCGCCTAAATGTTGTAAATATGATTCACCCATTGCTTGAAAAAGGCGGGAAACTTCCACCATACGGTCTTTAAAATTCTTTGGATCCGATAGTTCTTCTGGAAACCGACCGTAAGATTTCAAATTGAAGTCATTGGAAATTTCTAACATGCCCAAATTTTCCTGGGGTTGGTTATTTTCGTCAATCGATTCGATTTGAAATTTCCGAACCAAATCAAAATCTTGTCATTACTACCATGAAACAACTCACGCTTTTGGTCCTTATACTATTCTTAGTTTCCTGTCAATCTGCGTCAAAGATTGAAAAAAGACAAAATTCAGATTCCTCTGGAATCACTCCCGATTTTATCGAAGGGCTATATATTAATACCAAAACCATAAGAGACAAAAAACGTTGGAGTTTGTTATTCCAAGTGATGAAAGATGCGGGTATGAACACTGCCGTTGTGGATATGCAACCCCATCCACCAACTCCAGAGCAGGTTACTGAAGCAAAGGCACTTGGATTTTATATGGTTGCAAGAGTTGTCAATTTTGAAGGTGGACTGATCGAAAAATCACCTAACGCAAATTTAATGAGCTCAATTCAAAAATCCATAAGAAAGGCTTGTGAACTTGGATTTCCAGAAATCCAGTTGGATTATATTCGTTATGCTGATGGTGGAACCAACTTCAGTATGAGTTACGAAAAACGTTACGAATCAATCCTTGGAATCATCAAGGAACATAAAGAAAAAACCAAAGAGAGTTGTTCCAAAGACACTCGTTGGACTGCCGATATTTTCGGTAGAGTTCCCTTTATCGAAAATGATGTGATTGGCCAAAGAGTAGAACCTTTTAGCGAAGAGTTGAATGGACTTTATCCAATGCTTTATCCCTCTCATTTTTACGGACTTACCAAACGAGTAGCAGATCCCTATGGGACGATCAAAGACGGACTCGATTTAACAGTCAAACGTGCCAAACAAGGTACCAAAGCCATTGCTTGGGTCCAAGGATTCAATATGATGGTAGGACCAAGTAAACTCAGTTATACTGACTACATCAAAGTACAAATGCAAGGGGCGAAAGATTCTTTAGGTCATGGATTTATTGTTTGGAATGCTGGAAATGAATATAAAGACACCATGAATGCCTATGAAAAATACAAATCAGAGCCCACTCCAAACAACCAGAAAGTTACCAAAAACGAAGAATAGTTTTTTACAAAACCATATAAACACCTAAAAAAACTAAACAGGCGGGAACTTATTTTCCCGCTTCTTCAATATTTTTTCGCCTAACATAGGCATCTGCTTCTTCTTCAGAACCCAAAAATTGAATTCTTAAGTCTTTGAGTTTCTTTTCTTTCTCCGTAGCAGATAGATTGGCATTATCTCTCAAAAAATCCTTTTCTTTAGATTCATATTTGGAAATCGATTCTTTGAATTTAGTTTCTTTCGCTCTTTCTTCTGCCAAATTCGCAGCACGTTCTTTTCCAAAGTATTTTGTTTCGATCCGGTTTAGATACTTTTCTTTTTCTTTGGGATCACTGATGGCGCTGAATTCTTTTTCCCGAAGGCTCATTTCCAGTTGGTAATGATCAAATTTGTCTTCTCTGGAAACGAGAGAATCGTAATAGGTTCCGTATGTTTTTTTCTTTAAGTCTTCAAATTGTTTTACCCTTTGTTCGGCCGGTAAGTTTGCTGATTGTTTAATAAAATTTTGACT
This portion of the Leptospira terpstrae serovar Hualin str. LT 11-33 = ATCC 700639 genome encodes:
- a CDS encoding putative glycoside hydrolase, whose product is MKQLTLLVLILFLVSCQSASKIEKRQNSDSSGITPDFIEGLYINTKTIRDKKRWSLLFQVMKDAGMNTAVVDMQPHPPTPEQVTEAKALGFYMVARVVNFEGGLIEKSPNANLMSSIQKSIRKACELGFPEIQLDYIRYADGGTNFSMSYEKRYESILGIIKEHKEKTKESCSKDTRWTADIFGRVPFIENDVIGQRVEPFSEELNGLYPMLYPSHFYGLTKRVADPYGTIKDGLDLTVKRAKQGTKAIAWVQGFNMMVGPSKLSYTDYIKVQMQGAKDSLGHGFIVWNAGNEYKDTMNAYEKYKSEPTPNNQKVTKNEE